One window of Ralstonia pickettii DTP0602 genomic DNA carries:
- a CDS encoding membrane protein — translation MKKALFAVAAAACAMSGSAFAQSSSNVTLYGIADAGISFQNHVNGGANGSGSVVGVTSGGLSGSRWGLRGVEDLGSNLKGVFVLESGFDIDSGKSAQGGRLFGRQAYVGLQGNFGAVTLGRQQNSLYDLFGAYDPMAAGPMYSLNSVDNQFNGRADNAIKYTGKFGGLTATGFYSFGRDVNSGLGGEVPGHFQVGKNFGGGLAYANGPFSVGVAYDQFQGSTLASADLAAKRAAIGTSYAFGAAKVFGGYRWMRDEVTTGTARHDNLYWLGANYKFTPAFTLTGAAYYTDARTDSKDSWMFVLNADYALSKRTDAYLLLGYVNNKGNATFGVTSTPNTMPGQNQTGAMLGMRHRF, via the coding sequence GTGAAAAAAGCTCTCTTCGCAGTAGCAGCCGCAGCTTGCGCCATGTCTGGCTCTGCCTTTGCCCAATCGTCGTCCAATGTGACGCTCTATGGCATCGCTGATGCCGGCATCAGTTTCCAAAACCACGTCAATGGTGGCGCAAATGGCAGTGGCTCTGTCGTTGGTGTGACTTCCGGGGGCCTCTCAGGTTCACGCTGGGGTCTGCGCGGGGTCGAGGACCTCGGCAGCAACCTGAAGGGCGTCTTCGTGCTGGAAAGCGGCTTCGATATCGATAGCGGCAAATCCGCGCAGGGTGGCCGGCTCTTCGGTCGCCAGGCCTACGTTGGCCTGCAGGGCAATTTCGGTGCCGTCACCCTCGGCCGACAGCAAAATTCGCTGTATGACCTGTTCGGAGCCTATGACCCGATGGCGGCGGGCCCGATGTACTCCCTGAATTCGGTCGACAATCAATTTAACGGTCGCGCCGACAACGCTATCAAGTACACCGGTAAGTTCGGCGGCTTGACGGCAACCGGCTTCTATAGCTTCGGCCGCGACGTGAACTCCGGCCTCGGCGGCGAAGTGCCGGGCCACTTCCAGGTCGGCAAGAACTTTGGTGGTGGTTTGGCCTACGCGAACGGGCCGTTCTCGGTGGGCGTCGCGTACGACCAGTTCCAGGGCAGCACCCTGGCTTCCGCGGACCTCGCCGCAAAACGTGCTGCGATTGGTACGTCGTATGCCTTCGGCGCTGCCAAGGTGTTTGGCGGCTACCGCTGGATGCGTGACGAAGTCACGACTGGCACGGCCCGTCACGACAACCTGTACTGGCTCGGCGCGAACTACAAGTTCACTCCCGCCTTTACCCTGACCGGCGCGGCTTACTACACCGACGCCCGCACCGACAGCAAAGATTCGTGGATGTTCGTGCTGAACGCTGACTACGCCTTGTCCAAGCGTACTGACGCGTACCTGCTGCTTGGCTATGTTAACAACAAGGGCAATGCAACCTTCGGTGTGACCAGTACGCCCAATACGATGCCAGGCCAAAACCAGACCGGCGCAATGCTCGGCATGCGACATCGCTTCTAA
- a CDS encoding LysR family transcriptional regulator, with amino-acid sequence MNLIQLKHLIALAETGSFSQAAARLHLTQPALSRSIQALESELGMSLVDRIGKRNELTPFGQLALERARRIAFEAGELKQSARDLQAGEAGMLRIGFGSGPGAMLMTPFLVHMGRHHPKVRLTISRGATNLQLQQLRGRALDGIVIDLRSLVPGSDLNVERLPDLRAGFICRSGHPLHQLACVRFEDLLAYPIASSPLSDEVARILVAHFGPRAHPDEMVTLRCEEIASLVEAARKTDAVFLGIIAAAREPIARGELAELVLTPPLHTNAQFALITLQGRTETPAMQTLRTFMAQRMRE; translated from the coding sequence ATGAACCTGATTCAGCTCAAGCATCTGATTGCGCTGGCCGAAACCGGCTCTTTCAGCCAAGCTGCGGCGCGGCTGCACCTGACGCAACCGGCCCTCAGCCGCAGCATCCAGGCGCTGGAATCGGAGCTGGGCATGTCCCTGGTGGACCGCATCGGCAAGCGCAACGAGTTGACGCCGTTCGGGCAACTGGCGCTGGAGAGAGCGCGGCGAATCGCTTTCGAGGCCGGCGAGCTGAAGCAGAGTGCGCGCGACCTGCAAGCCGGGGAGGCGGGCATGCTGCGCATCGGGTTCGGGTCGGGGCCGGGCGCCATGCTGATGACGCCCTTCCTGGTCCATATGGGCAGGCACCATCCGAAGGTCCGACTCACCATCTCCCGCGGCGCCACCAATCTGCAGCTGCAGCAGTTGCGCGGCCGCGCACTGGACGGCATCGTGATCGACCTGCGCTCGCTGGTGCCGGGCTCCGATCTGAACGTGGAACGGCTGCCGGACCTGCGTGCCGGCTTCATCTGCCGCAGCGGCCATCCGTTGCACCAGCTGGCGTGCGTGCGCTTCGAAGATCTGCTGGCCTATCCGATCGCTTCAAGCCCGCTGTCGGACGAGGTGGCGCGCATCCTGGTCGCCCACTTCGGGCCGCGCGCACATCCGGATGAAATGGTCACGTTGCGCTGCGAGGAAATCGCCAGCCTGGTGGAAGCGGCCCGGAAGACCGATGCCGTCTTCCTCGGCATCATCGCGGCCGCGCGCGAGCCAATTGCGAGGGGGGAGCTGGCGGAACTGGTGCTGACGCCGCCCCTGCATACCAACGCGCAGTTCGCCCTGATCACCTTGCAGGGGCGGACCGAGACGCCCGCAATGCAGACGCTGCGGACGTTCATGGCACAGAGGATGCGGGAGTAG
- a CDS encoding regulatory protein has protein sequence MQSLIRLTGMLVALTVAGTAAAQSFPSKPVTIVVPYSAGGPVDSFVRGLTPRLADAWKQPVVVLNKPGANEIIGAEFVAKSAPDGYTLFAGTEAALTMNQFLYKKLPYSPDKDFAEVSRLVALPLVFFVPKTSPANSLKEFIALAKKVSASKPMTYGSSGAGGIAHLPMAMFTHNENLTMVHVPYKGAAPLIPEVISGQIDAAVLGVSVIEQHVKSGALKALAVSADTRSAALPDVPTFKELGIKEINAVFNIGLVAPHGTPTALVEKISSDVSRIVQSPDFRRKYIDAFSYVAVGSTPAAFKDFLAQDRKIQSERVKLSGVSLD, from the coding sequence ATGCAATCCCTTATCAGACTGACCGGCATGCTGGTCGCCCTAACGGTTGCCGGCACCGCGGCGGCACAGAGCTTCCCGAGCAAGCCGGTGACCATCGTCGTGCCGTACTCGGCCGGCGGGCCGGTGGACAGCTTCGTGCGAGGGCTCACGCCACGGCTTGCCGATGCGTGGAAGCAGCCGGTGGTGGTGCTGAACAAGCCTGGCGCCAATGAAATCATCGGCGCCGAGTTCGTCGCCAAGAGCGCGCCGGACGGCTACACGCTGTTTGCTGGCACGGAAGCTGCGCTAACCATGAACCAATTCCTGTACAAAAAGCTGCCGTACAGCCCAGACAAGGACTTTGCCGAGGTCTCGCGACTCGTGGCACTACCGTTGGTGTTCTTCGTGCCGAAGACCTCGCCCGCCAATTCACTCAAGGAGTTCATCGCGCTCGCGAAGAAGGTTTCGGCAAGCAAGCCGATGACCTACGGCTCCTCTGGCGCCGGCGGCATCGCGCACCTACCCATGGCGATGTTCACGCATAACGAGAACCTGACCATGGTACACGTCCCTTACAAGGGTGCCGCGCCACTGATCCCAGAAGTGATCTCAGGGCAGATCGATGCCGCCGTGCTCGGCGTCTCGGTGATCGAGCAGCACGTCAAGTCCGGCGCGCTCAAGGCCCTCGCCGTCTCGGCGGACACGCGCTCGGCGGCGCTGCCCGATGTGCCCACCTTCAAGGAGTTAGGGATCAAGGAGATCAATGCGGTCTTCAATATCGGCCTTGTGGCGCCGCATGGCACGCCGACCGCGCTAGTGGAGAAGATTTCCTCTGACGTCAGCCGCATCGTCCAGTCTCCAGACTTCCGGAGAAAGTATATCGATGCGTTCTCCTATGTCGCGGTAGGCTCCACACCAGCGGCCTTCAAGGATTTTCTGGCACAAGACCGAAAAATCCAGAGCGAACGCGTGAAACTTTCCGGTGTGTCGCTCGATTGA
- a CDS encoding 2-nitropropane dioxygenase, with the protein MATAPHLPPILQNLTLPVISSPMFTVSYPELVLAQCKAGIVGSFPALNARQPELLDEWLTLMREELDTFRAANPGAIVGPLAVNQIAHTSNVRLEQDVATCVRHRVPIFITSLRAPVREIVEAVHSYGGIIFHDVVNLRHAEKALEAGVDGLILVAAGAGGHAGTLSPMALVGEVRRRFHGPIALSGAIATGDAILAAQAMGADFAYIGTRFIASEEANASQDYKQSLIKAGASDIVYSNLFSGVHGNYVRESIERIGLDPDNLREGEKSKMSFADGRSKPKAWKDIWGAGHGVAQIHDIPTTSEIVRRLSREYVAARDRIARLP; encoded by the coding sequence ATGGCTACCGCCCCCCATCTGCCTCCCATCCTGCAGAACCTGACCTTGCCAGTGATCTCGTCGCCAATGTTCACGGTGAGCTATCCGGAATTGGTGCTAGCCCAATGCAAGGCCGGCATCGTCGGTTCGTTTCCCGCATTGAATGCGCGTCAGCCGGAATTACTCGATGAATGGCTGACGCTGATGAGGGAGGAGCTCGACACCTTTCGGGCGGCCAATCCCGGCGCGATTGTCGGGCCGCTCGCGGTCAACCAGATTGCCCACACTTCCAATGTGCGGCTGGAACAAGACGTAGCAACGTGCGTGCGCCATCGCGTGCCAATCTTCATCACCTCACTGCGGGCGCCGGTGCGGGAGATCGTCGAAGCCGTCCATTCCTATGGCGGCATTATCTTCCATGATGTGGTCAATCTGCGCCATGCAGAGAAAGCGTTGGAAGCTGGTGTTGATGGGCTGATTCTTGTCGCTGCCGGTGCCGGTGGACATGCTGGAACTCTGTCGCCGATGGCTTTGGTAGGTGAGGTCCGTCGTCGCTTCCACGGTCCCATCGCGCTGTCCGGCGCTATCGCCACCGGCGATGCAATTCTTGCGGCGCAGGCCATGGGCGCTGACTTTGCCTACATCGGTACGCGCTTCATCGCCAGCGAGGAAGCCAATGCGAGCCAGGACTACAAGCAATCGCTGATCAAGGCCGGCGCGTCTGACATCGTCTATAGCAACCTATTTTCCGGTGTGCACGGAAACTACGTCCGCGAAAGCATCGAGCGTATTGGGTTGGATCCCGACAATCTGAGAGAAGGCGAGAAATCCAAGATGAGCTTTGCGGATGGTCGCTCCAAGCCAAAAGCTTGGAAGGATATCTGGGGCGCCGGGCATGGCGTGGCGCAGATCCATGACATTCCTACCACCTCCGAGATCGTGAGACGGCTTAGTCGGGAGTACGTTGCTGCGCGCGATCGTATTGCACGATTGCCCTGA